The Deinobacterium chartae genome contains a region encoding:
- a CDS encoding type II/IV secretion system protein yields the protein MAVLSIGDRRLGAILLEQGYVSDDDLQKALERHAEIGGRLSDILIDSNLVTERRIARAVEEALGIPLVNLTAVKIPPEVLALVDAETAQSYGAIPYGLDAPQMLLRVAFVDPLNALAVESIEDATGYTVEPYQALRDHVQWALATCYPELGLEVPKLEDLNDPQHEQLGRKLLRRGLLNERQLDEALALQKQSGDALGETLVGLGIITQEQLFEVLAEQAGVPFIRNPRDYNPPEDILGLMLRGDALRMQAVPLEDQAGTLLMAATDFRRAEDLEKVVGRPVKVALITPTALDNLIERFYPEKGRLGEALVREGALGRDQLREALQVQRKAGKSKPLGEVLIELGYAPAEEVERALAKQRAGGGRLEDTLVQSGKISPEMLARSLAVQLGYEYINPAETPPDVGVINMIPEATARRYTLFPMRLQGKSLVVAMKDPRHVFAIDDLRLMTGREIIPAVASEKDIVKLIERYHGASDMAALNKELAAATKSKVEKEDAQIDLLDDNAVVRVVDTIIREAALAEASDIHIEPSAEKVTVRFRVDGALREHMELPKSAAPSIAARVKILGQLDIAERRVPQDGRLRFKKGTVDLDLRLSTLPTVYGEKIVMRLLQKASNIPEIEDLGFSPHNFQRFYDTIQKPYGIFLITGPTGSGKSFTTFSILKRISRPEKNTTTVEDPVEYEIPGINQTQVNNQAGLTFARALRSFLRQDPDIIMVGEIRDAETAKIATEAALTGHLVIATLHTNDAAGAVTRLEEMGVENFNISASLIGVLAQRLVRRVCANCKTEVSADPEVLRRLGISEHDVRDAKLYKGAGCERCNGSGYKGRMAIHELLVIDGPVRAAINAGKAATEIKDVAELHSGLRTLRADGLEKALQGMTTLEEILGSTST from the coding sequence ATGGCGGTACTCTCCATCGGTGACCGGCGCCTGGGCGCCATTTTGCTCGAGCAGGGCTACGTCAGCGACGACGACCTGCAAAAAGCCCTCGAGCGCCACGCTGAAATCGGCGGGCGCCTGTCGGACATCCTGATCGACTCGAACCTGGTGACCGAGCGCCGCATCGCCCGCGCGGTAGAAGAAGCGCTCGGCATTCCGCTGGTGAACCTCACCGCGGTCAAGATCCCGCCCGAAGTGCTCGCCCTGGTCGACGCAGAGACCGCCCAGAGCTATGGGGCCATTCCTTACGGCCTCGACGCTCCCCAGATGCTGCTGCGCGTGGCCTTCGTGGACCCGCTCAACGCCCTGGCCGTCGAAAGCATCGAAGACGCCACCGGTTACACGGTCGAACCCTACCAGGCCCTGCGTGACCACGTGCAGTGGGCACTGGCCACCTGCTACCCCGAGCTGGGCCTCGAGGTTCCCAAGCTCGAGGACCTCAACGACCCGCAGCACGAACAGCTGGGCCGCAAGCTGCTGCGCCGGGGCCTGCTCAACGAACGCCAGCTCGACGAAGCGCTCGCCCTGCAAAAACAGAGCGGGGACGCCCTGGGCGAAACGCTGGTGGGGCTGGGCATCATCACGCAAGAACAGCTGTTCGAGGTGCTGGCCGAGCAGGCCGGGGTGCCGTTCATTCGCAACCCGCGTGACTACAACCCGCCCGAGGACATCCTGGGCCTGATGCTGCGCGGCGATGCCCTGCGCATGCAGGCCGTGCCGCTCGAGGACCAGGCCGGGACGCTGCTGATGGCCGCCACCGACTTTCGCCGTGCCGAGGACCTCGAGAAGGTGGTGGGCCGCCCGGTCAAGGTCGCGCTGATCACCCCGACGGCGCTGGACAACCTGATCGAGCGTTTCTATCCGGAAAAGGGCCGCTTGGGCGAAGCGCTGGTACGCGAGGGCGCTTTGGGCCGCGACCAGCTGCGCGAGGCGCTGCAGGTGCAGCGCAAGGCCGGCAAGAGCAAGCCGCTCGGCGAGGTGCTGATCGAACTCGGTTACGCCCCGGCCGAAGAGGTCGAGCGCGCCCTGGCCAAACAGCGCGCAGGCGGTGGCCGCCTCGAGGACACCCTGGTGCAGTCGGGCAAGATCTCGCCCGAGATGCTGGCGCGGTCGCTGGCGGTCCAGCTCGGCTACGAGTACATCAACCCGGCCGAGACCCCGCCGGACGTCGGGGTGATCAACATGATCCCCGAAGCGACCGCACGGCGCTACACGCTGTTCCCGATGCGCCTGCAGGGCAAGTCGCTGGTGGTGGCCATGAAGGACCCGCGCCACGTGTTCGCCATCGACGACCTGCGGCTGATGACCGGGCGCGAGATCATCCCGGCGGTGGCCTCGGAGAAGGACATCGTCAAGCTGATCGAGCGCTACCACGGGGCCTCGGACATGGCAGCCCTCAACAAGGAGCTCGCCGCCGCCACCAAGAGCAAGGTCGAGAAAGAAGACGCGCAGATCGACCTGCTCGACGACAACGCGGTGGTTCGGGTGGTGGACACCATCATCCGCGAGGCCGCGCTGGCCGAGGCCTCGGACATCCACATCGAGCCGAGCGCCGAGAAGGTCACGGTGCGGTTTCGTGTGGACGGCGCGCTGCGCGAGCACATGGAACTGCCCAAGTCCGCCGCCCCCTCGATCGCGGCACGCGTCAAGATCTTGGGCCAGCTCGACATCGCCGAGCGCCGTGTGCCGCAAGACGGTCGTCTGCGCTTCAAGAAGGGTACGGTTGACCTCGACCTGCGCCTCTCGACCCTGCCCACCGTGTACGGCGAGAAGATCGTGATGCGCCTGCTGCAAAAGGCCAGCAACATCCCGGAAATCGAGGACCTGGGCTTCAGCCCGCACAACTTCCAGCGCTTCTACGACACCATCCAAAAGCCTTACGGCATCTTCTTGATCACCGGACCCACCGGCTCGGGCAAGTCTTTCACCACCTTCTCGATCCTCAAGCGCATCTCGCGGCCCGAGAAAAACACCACCACCGTCGAGGACCCGGTCGAGTACGAGATCCCCGGCATCAACCAGACCCAGGTCAACAACCAAGCTGGCCTGACCTTCGCGCGCGCCCTGCGCAGCTTCTTGCGTCAGGACCCCGACATCATCATGGTCGGTGAGATCCGCGACGCCGAAACGGCCAAGATCGCCACCGAAGCGGCCCTCACCGGTCACCTGGTGATCGCCACCTTGCACACCAACGACGCTGCCGGCGCGGTCACCCGCCTCGAGGAGATGGGGGTCGAGAACTTCAACATCTCCGCCTCCCTGATCGGCGTGCTGGCCCAGCGCCTGGTACGCCGGGTCTGCGCCAACTGCAAGACCGAGGTGTCCGCCGACCCCGAGGTGCTGCGACGCCTGGGCATCTCCGAGCACGACGTGCGCGACGCGAAGCTGTACAAGGGTGCCGGCTGCGAACGCTGCAACGGCAGCGGCTACAAGGGCCGTATGGCCATCCACGAACTGCTGGTCATAGACGGGCCGGTTCGGGCCGCGATCAACGCCGGCAAAGCCGCCACCGAGATCAAGGACGTCGCCGAACTGCACTCGGGACTGCGTACCCTGCGCGCCGACGGCCTCGAGAAAGCCCTGCAGGGCATGACCACCCTCGAGGAAATCCTGGGTTCGACCTCCACCTGA
- a CDS encoding type IV pilus twitching motility protein PilT: MHPSNGPADITDILRYAVEHNASDIILTAGLPPQFKVHGDYGGADFSPLTPTETRRLMYSMMNEKQQRAFEENRELDFSFALAGAARFRVNAFMQRGVVGGVLRLIPTKIKSVEEMGLPAQVVEIANSPRGLVLVTGPTGSGKSTTLAAMLDWINTNKRLHIVTIEDPIEFMHNHKQSIINQREVGADTLGFQNALRAVLRQAPDVILVGEMRDYETIKAAVTAAETGHLVMGTLHTNSAPESIDRIVDVFPEEQQAQIRVQLANNLVAVMTQQLLPHLSGNGRVLAYELLIATPAVRALIREGKTYQITSVMQTGAQHGMITMDAYLAQLYKKRLISYESGVERAVDSKEFVRLATQNAEAPGGAGQRPAAAPQPPASSSGGFGRR, translated from the coding sequence ATGCACCCTTCCAACGGACCCGCCGACATCACCGACATCCTGCGCTACGCCGTCGAACACAACGCCTCGGACATCATCTTGACCGCCGGGTTGCCCCCGCAGTTCAAGGTGCACGGTGATTACGGCGGCGCCGATTTCAGCCCGCTGACGCCCACCGAGACCCGCCGCCTGATGTACAGCATGATGAACGAAAAGCAGCAGCGCGCCTTCGAAGAGAACCGCGAGCTCGACTTCTCGTTCGCGCTGGCCGGAGCGGCACGCTTCCGCGTAAACGCCTTTATGCAGCGCGGTGTGGTCGGTGGAGTGCTGCGTCTGATCCCGACCAAGATCAAGTCGGTCGAAGAGATGGGCCTGCCGGCGCAGGTGGTCGAGATCGCCAACTCGCCGCGTGGCCTGGTGCTGGTGACCGGTCCAACCGGATCGGGCAAGTCCACCACGCTGGCCGCCATGCTCGACTGGATCAACACCAACAAGCGCCTGCACATCGTCACCATCGAAGACCCGATCGAGTTCATGCATAACCACAAGCAGTCGATCATCAACCAGCGCGAGGTGGGAGCGGACACCCTGGGCTTCCAGAACGCGCTGCGTGCCGTGCTGCGTCAGGCCCCGGACGTGATCTTGGTCGGCGAAATGCGCGACTACGAGACCATCAAGGCCGCCGTAACCGCCGCCGAAACCGGTCACCTGGTGATGGGCACGCTGCACACCAACTCGGCTCCCGAGTCGATTGACCGTATCGTGGACGTGTTCCCCGAGGAACAGCAGGCACAGATCCGCGTGCAGCTGGCCAACAACCTGGTGGCGGTCATGACCCAGCAGCTGCTGCCCCACCTCTCGGGCAACGGCCGCGTGCTGGCCTATGAGCTCCTGATCGCCACTCCGGCGGTGCGCGCCCTGATCCGCGAGGGCAAGACCTACCAGATCACCTCGGTGATGCAGACCGGAGCGCAGCACGGCATGATCACCATGGACGCCTACCTCGCGCAGCTGTACAAGAAGCGCCTGATCTCGTACGAATCCGGCGTGGAGCGCGCGGTCGACTCGAAGGAATTCGTTCGCCTGGCCACCCAGAACGCGGAAGCTCCGGGCGGCGCGGGACAGCGCCCCGCCGCCGCGCCGCAACCGCCCGCCTCGAGTTCGGGGGGCTTTGGCCGACGCTGA
- a CDS encoding sulfurtransferase yields the protein MSYAHPEVLVSTDWVAEHLNDPNVRLIEVNEDVLLYETGHIPGAVKVDWHTDLQREDVRDFIDEQGFAELMRRLGVTRDTTVVFYGDKNNWWAAYAFWFWAYNGHTNAKLMNGGRQKWVAENRELTTEVPAYPATEYAVPYRDESIRAYRDDVLKHIIRVKDGKGALVDVRSPDEYSGKLTHMAAYPQEGALRAGHIPGARSIPWAKAANEDGTFKSYEELKALYEGEGVTSDKDIIAYCRIAERSSHSWFVLRYLLGYPRVANYDGSWTEWGNIVGMPIEK from the coding sequence ATGAGCTACGCACATCCTGAAGTTCTGGTGTCCACCGACTGGGTGGCCGAGCACCTCAACGACCCTAACGTTCGCCTGATCGAAGTCAACGAGGACGTGCTGCTGTACGAGACCGGCCATATTCCCGGGGCGGTCAAGGTGGACTGGCACACCGACTTGCAGCGCGAGGACGTGCGGGACTTCATCGACGAGCAGGGCTTTGCCGAGCTGATGCGCCGCCTGGGCGTGACCCGCGACACCACCGTGGTGTTCTACGGGGACAAGAACAACTGGTGGGCCGCGTATGCCTTCTGGTTCTGGGCCTACAACGGACACACCAACGCCAAGCTGATGAACGGCGGGCGCCAGAAGTGGGTGGCCGAGAACCGTGAACTCACCACCGAAGTGCCCGCGTATCCCGCCACCGAGTACGCAGTGCCTTACCGCGACGAGAGCATCCGCGCTTACCGCGACGATGTGCTCAAGCACATCATCCGGGTCAAGGACGGCAAGGGCGCCCTGGTCGACGTACGCTCGCCCGACGAGTACAGCGGCAAGCTGACCCACATGGCCGCCTACCCCCAAGAAGGTGCGCTGCGCGCCGGTCACATTCCCGGCGCCAGGTCGATCCCCTGGGCCAAGGCCGCCAACGAGGACGGCACCTTCAAGTCCTACGAGGAACTCAAGGCGCTGTACGAGGGCGAAGGCGTCACCAGCGACAAGGACATCATCGCCTACTGCCGCATCGCCGAGCGTTCGAGCCACTCGTGGTTCGTGCTGCGCTACCTGCTCGGCTATCCGCGCGTCGCGAACTACGACGGCTCGTGGACCGAGTGGGGCAACATCGTCGGCATGCCGATCGAGAAGTAA
- a CDS encoding SufE family protein: MPNPETLEKLPPKLREIVQLFASAPKSMRLQALLEYSKKVPALPERYQGHNAMEQVHECQSPFFLATEVEDGRLKLYFDVPAEAPTVRGYAGILSEGLGGETPEAVLNVPDDFYYEMGLAELITPMRLRGMSAILHRLKNQARSAA; the protein is encoded by the coding sequence ATGCCGAACCCTGAGACCCTCGAGAAACTTCCGCCAAAGCTGCGGGAAATCGTGCAGCTGTTCGCGAGTGCCCCCAAGAGCATGCGCTTGCAGGCCTTGCTCGAGTACTCCAAGAAGGTTCCGGCCCTGCCCGAACGTTATCAGGGACACAACGCCATGGAGCAGGTCCACGAGTGCCAAAGCCCCTTTTTCCTGGCCACCGAGGTCGAAGACGGCCGCCTGAAGCTGTACTTCGACGTGCCCGCCGAAGCCCCCACCGTGCGCGGCTACGCTGGCATCCTCTCCGAGGGCCTGGGCGGCGAGACGCCCGAAGCGGTCCTGAACGTGCCGGATGATTTCTATTACGAAATGGGCCTGGCCGAACTGATCACGCCCATGCGCCTGCGCGGCATGAGTGCGATCTTGCACCGCCTCAAGAACCAGGCGCGCAGCGCAGCCTGA
- a CDS encoding phosphatase PAP2 family protein translates to MSYRTLWNWVLRRWSGLLLLFSGVLLPLVIFGAIAEDVLEAEPFPLEERLMWAIHGLSADWLNTAMLTLSTIGGGTVMAIVCPLLALAFWRISRRLSVFLLLALGGAALINLVLKLIFVRARPELWEPLVRMTDHSFPSGHAMFSMTLAVSLLAVYWYTPYRRTVFILGALYTLLMGFSRMYIGVHYPTDVLSGWLCGLAWTVGLVRILLPERKFKPSELLEGPEQSAAAGPPKGRPGDSL, encoded by the coding sequence ATGTCCTATCGCACGCTGTGGAACTGGGTGCTGCGCCGCTGGAGTGGGCTGCTGCTGCTGTTCTCGGGCGTGCTGCTCCCGCTCGTGATCTTTGGAGCCATCGCCGAGGACGTCCTCGAGGCCGAACCGTTTCCGCTCGAGGAACGGCTGATGTGGGCCATTCACGGCCTGTCGGCCGACTGGCTGAACACCGCCATGCTGACCCTCTCGACCATCGGGGGCGGCACGGTGATGGCCATCGTGTGCCCGCTGCTGGCCCTGGCTTTCTGGCGCATCTCGAGGCGGCTTTCGGTGTTTTTGCTGCTGGCGTTGGGCGGTGCGGCGCTCATCAACCTGGTGCTGAAACTGATTTTCGTGCGCGCCCGCCCGGAGCTGTGGGAACCGCTGGTGCGCATGACCGACCACTCGTTTCCCAGCGGGCACGCGATGTTCAGCATGACCCTGGCGGTGTCGCTGCTGGCCGTGTACTGGTACACGCCTTACCGGCGCACGGTGTTCATTCTGGGAGCGCTGTACACGCTGCTGATGGGGTTCTCGCGCATGTACATCGGCGTGCACTATCCGACCGACGTGCTGAGCGGCTGGCTGTGCGGTCTGGCCTGGACCGTGGGGCTGGTGCGCATCTTGCTCCCCGAACGCAAGTTCAAGCCAAGCGAGCTTCTCGAGGGGCCCGAACAGAGCGCGGCCGCAGGGCCACCCAAGGGGCGCCCTGGAGATTCGTTGTGA
- a CDS encoding DNA-binding protein codes for MSKARYKDIDFSIPSSVREAARKGLELRQEHGRGGSYGDEATARILTTHRRVNARKARHIAQYFLRHAAVGHSGSGPGDEAPSNAYIAWLLWGGDPGRSWSEALVRQLDQADRAAGVNSARKIPSRTERPRRGDGRRAKRKAQR; via the coding sequence ATGTCCAAAGCACGCTACAAGGACATCGATTTCAGCATTCCCTCGAGCGTGCGAGAGGCAGCGCGCAAGGGCCTCGAGCTGCGACAGGAGCACGGACGCGGGGGCAGCTACGGTGACGAGGCCACCGCGCGCATCCTGACCACCCACCGCCGCGTCAACGCCCGCAAGGCCCGACACATCGCCCAGTACTTTCTTCGCCACGCTGCCGTCGGACACTCCGGGAGCGGGCCGGGCGACGAGGCTCCCTCGAACGCCTATATCGCCTGGCTGCTGTGGGGCGGTGACCCGGGGCGCAGCTGGAGCGAGGCGCTGGTGCGGCAACTCGACCAGGCAGACCGCGCAGCCGGCGTGAACAGTGCCAGAAAAATCCCCTCGAGGACAGAACGGCCGCGCAGGGGGGATGGTCGGCGCGCCAAGCGCAAAGCGCAGCGCTGA
- the gmk gene encoding guanylate kinase, whose translation MAPEASPTPRGLLFVMTGASGVGKGTIRARLLERVPMFYSISWTTREQRPGEVDGVDYHFRTREQFEAELLTGAGFLEHAEFVGNRYGTPRAPVEAALARGEHALLEIEVEGAMQVAAAAPEAVLIFIMPPSLSELRRRLVGRATETPERIERRLARAREEILAAHRFRYVVVNDRVERAVADLEALIRAEELRSTRWPQSELEGVISN comes from the coding sequence ATGGCACCCGAGGCTTCACCCACCCCACGCGGCCTGCTGTTCGTGATGACCGGCGCCTCCGGCGTCGGAAAAGGCACCATCCGTGCCCGGCTGCTCGAGCGGGTACCGATGTTTTACTCCATCTCCTGGACGACCCGCGAACAGCGGCCGGGCGAGGTGGACGGCGTGGACTACCACTTCCGTACCCGTGAGCAGTTCGAGGCCGAACTGCTCACGGGGGCCGGCTTCCTTGAGCACGCCGAGTTTGTCGGCAACCGTTACGGCACGCCGCGTGCCCCGGTGGAAGCTGCTTTGGCACGCGGCGAGCACGCGCTGCTGGAGATCGAGGTGGAGGGGGCCATGCAGGTGGCCGCCGCCGCTCCCGAGGCGGTGCTGATCTTTATCATGCCGCCGAGCCTGTCCGAGTTGCGCCGCCGCCTGGTGGGCCGCGCGACCGAGACCCCCGAGCGCATCGAGCGCCGTCTGGCGCGCGCGCGCGAGGAGATTCTGGCTGCGCACCGCTTCCGTTACGTGGTGGTCAATGACCGGGTGGAACGCGCGGTGGCCGACCTCGAGGCGCTGATTCGCGCCGAGGAGCTGCGCTCGACCCGCTGGCCACAATCGGAACTCGAGGGCGTCATCTCGAACTGA
- the tkt gene encoding transketolase, with protein MSLETLAINTIRTLSIDAVQKANSGHPGAPLGMAPTAYVLWTKFLRHNPKNPRWMGRDRYVLSAGHASMLIYSMLHLTGYDLSLEELKRFRQWGSKTPGHPEYGLTPGLEMTTGPLGQGAATSVGMAMAEAHLAARFNRPGLEVFNNFTYAMVSDGDLMEGVSHEAASLAGHLKLGKLIWLYDDNDVSLDAATNVSFSDETTERFQGYGWQVLMVSDGNDTTALQMAIRDAQQNTNQPTLIRIKTIIGYGSPNKAGTHKAHGEPLGEEEVRLTKQLLGWEYEEPFTVPDEVREHFLEAVERGRQQEQEWNALLERYRSEYPEEAAALEAQLSGKLPAGWAENLPSFEAGGKAQATRAASGTVLNAIAARVPALVGGSADLAGSTKTTIDGEAFSQAGNLAGRNIYFGVREHGMAAAANGMALYGGLRPYVGTFLVFSDYLKPSLRLAALMEQPVIYVFTHDSIGLGEDGPTHQPIEHLAALRAVPHLAVFRPADANETAAAWQIALERTAAPTALVLTRQNLPVLPRNHQGVRRGAYVVRDAENHQIVLIASGSEVHLALRAAETLEAEGIPARVVSMPSMELFREQEAAYKSSVLTPGVKRVAIEAASPFGWHEWVGDGGAVIAMRGFGASAPAETLFEKFGFNVENVVRTVKGLL; from the coding sequence ATGAGCCTCGAGACGCTAGCGATCAATACCATCCGGACGCTGTCCATCGACGCGGTCCAGAAGGCCAACTCCGGCCACCCGGGAGCGCCGCTGGGCATGGCCCCCACCGCCTACGTCCTGTGGACCAAGTTCTTGCGCCACAACCCCAAGAACCCCCGCTGGATGGGCCGTGACCGTTACGTGCTGTCGGCCGGGCACGCTTCGATGCTGATCTACTCGATGCTGCACCTCACCGGCTACGACCTGAGCCTCGAGGAGCTCAAGCGTTTCCGGCAGTGGGGCTCCAAGACCCCCGGGCACCCCGAGTACGGCCTCACACCCGGCCTGGAGATGACCACCGGGCCGCTGGGTCAGGGGGCGGCGACCTCGGTCGGCATGGCGATGGCCGAAGCTCACCTCGCTGCGCGCTTCAACCGGCCCGGCCTCGAGGTTTTCAACAACTTCACCTACGCGATGGTCTCCGACGGTGACCTGATGGAGGGCGTAAGCCACGAGGCCGCCAGCCTCGCCGGCCACCTGAAGCTGGGCAAGCTGATCTGGCTGTACGACGATAACGACGTCAGCCTGGACGCCGCCACCAACGTGTCGTTCTCGGACGAGACCACCGAGCGCTTCCAGGGGTACGGCTGGCAGGTGCTGATGGTCTCCGACGGCAACGACACCACCGCGCTGCAGATGGCCATCCGCGACGCGCAGCAGAACACGAATCAGCCCACCCTGATCCGCATCAAGACCATCATCGGGTACGGCAGCCCCAACAAGGCGGGCACGCACAAGGCACACGGCGAACCGCTGGGCGAGGAAGAGGTACGCCTCACCAAGCAGCTGCTGGGCTGGGAGTACGAGGAGCCCTTCACCGTGCCCGACGAGGTGCGCGAGCACTTCCTCGAGGCGGTCGAGCGCGGCCGTCAGCAGGAGCAGGAGTGGAACGCCCTGCTCGAGCGCTACCGCAGCGAGTACCCCGAGGAGGCCGCGGCCCTCGAGGCGCAGCTCTCGGGCAAGCTGCCCGCAGGCTGGGCCGAGAACCTGCCGTCGTTCGAGGCGGGCGGCAAGGCCCAGGCGACCCGCGCGGCCAGCGGTACGGTCCTCAACGCCATCGCGGCCCGCGTGCCCGCGCTGGTAGGCGGCTCGGCGGACCTGGCGGGCTCGACCAAGACTACCATCGATGGCGAGGCGTTCAGCCAGGCCGGGAACCTTGCCGGACGCAACATCTACTTCGGGGTGCGCGAGCACGGCATGGCCGCCGCGGCCAACGGCATGGCGCTGTACGGCGGTCTGCGCCCGTACGTGGGCACGTTCCTGGTCTTCTCCGACTACCTCAAGCCCTCGCTGCGCCTGGCGGCACTGATGGAGCAGCCGGTCATCTACGTGTTCACGCACGACTCGATCGGTCTGGGCGAGGACGGCCCCACCCACCAGCCGATCGAGCACCTCGCTGCGCTGCGCGCGGTGCCGCACCTGGCAGTTTTCCGTCCGGCCGACGCCAACGAGACGGCTGCGGCGTGGCAGATCGCCCTCGAGCGCACGGCGGCACCGACCGCGCTGGTGCTGACCCGCCAGAACCTGCCGGTGCTGCCGCGCAACCACCAGGGCGTGCGGCGCGGCGCGTACGTGGTGCGTGACGCCGAAAACCACCAGATCGTGCTGATCGCCAGCGGCAGCGAAGTGCATCTGGCCCTGCGCGCCGCCGAGACCCTCGAGGCCGAGGGTATCCCGGCCCGAGTGGTGTCGATGCCCAGCATGGAGCTGTTCCGCGAGCAGGAGGCGGCCTACAAGAGCTCGGTGCTGACGCCCGGCGTAAAGCGCGTGGCGATCGAGGCGGCCAGCCCCTTCGGCTGGCACGAGTGGGTAGGAGATGGCGGTGCGGTCATCGCCATGCGCGGCTTCGGCGCATCTGCCCCGGCCGAGACCCTGTTCGAGAAGTTCGGCTTCAACGTCGAAAACGTGGTGCGCACCGTAAAGGGCCTGCTTTAA
- a CDS encoding metallophosphoesterase family protein, with the protein MKLAVIADLHANLTATLAVHQDIHRRGIRDIWVLGDLVGKGPRPKEVVEWVSEYASAALMGNWDARVAGASNRPQDLWPRSRLTPGQLDYLGKLPFALEETFGNMLWRFVHASAKSVFHRVYPHSSLPDQREMFLPQPTHGLEDYADAVVYADVHEALLLDVEGRPLINTGSVGNPLDSVLATYLVLEFEPSGYSMSFQRVVYDREAEIAVAEASDMPFIREYVQELRTGRYQKRRPKVK; encoded by the coding sequence ATGAAGCTCGCCGTCATCGCTGACCTTCACGCCAACCTCACCGCGACGTTGGCCGTGCATCAGGACATCCACCGGCGGGGCATACGCGATATCTGGGTACTGGGTGACCTCGTGGGCAAAGGCCCGCGGCCCAAGGAGGTGGTGGAGTGGGTGTCCGAGTACGCCTCCGCCGCCTTAATGGGCAACTGGGATGCCCGGGTCGCCGGGGCCAGCAACCGGCCGCAGGACCTGTGGCCACGCTCGAGGCTGACGCCCGGCCAACTCGATTACCTGGGCAAACTGCCGTTTGCCCTCGAGGAGACCTTCGGGAACATGCTGTGGCGTTTCGTGCACGCCTCGGCCAAGAGCGTCTTTCACCGCGTATACCCGCATTCCAGCCTTCCCGACCAACGCGAGATGTTCCTGCCGCAGCCCACCCATGGCCTCGAGGATTACGCCGACGCCGTGGTGTATGCCGACGTACACGAGGCGCTGCTGCTGGACGTGGAGGGCCGCCCCTTGATCAACACCGGCAGCGTGGGCAATCCGCTCGACAGCGTGTTGGCAACGTATCTGGTGCTGGAGTTCGAGCCGAGCGGCTACTCGATGAGCTTTCAGCGGGTGGTGTACGACCGCGAGGCGGAGATCGCCGTGGCCGAGGCCTCGGATATGCCGTTCATCCGGGAGTACGTACAGGAGCTGCGGACCGGGCGTTACCAGAAGCGACGACCTAAAGTGAAGTAA
- the rplI gene encoding 50S ribosomal protein L9, producing MNVILLEPNRLGKPGDVVSVKPGYARNFLIPNGIALPATQSNLKTLEARVRARNKQLAAEKAAAEQLAEELKDVVVNLTVRAGEGKIYGAITSGDVVEAAKAQTGKDLDRRKFEMPKAIKELGEYEVSYRAHHDVTIPVKLLISAQ from the coding sequence GTGAACGTCATCCTGCTTGAACCCAACCGTCTCGGCAAGCCCGGCGACGTGGTGAGCGTCAAGCCCGGCTACGCGCGTAACTTCCTGATCCCCAACGGCATCGCGCTGCCTGCGACCCAAAGCAACCTCAAGACCCTCGAGGCCCGCGTGCGCGCCCGCAACAAGCAGCTGGCCGCCGAGAAGGCCGCTGCCGAGCAGCTGGCCGAGGAGCTCAAGGACGTCGTCGTGAACCTGACCGTTCGCGCCGGTGAAGGCAAGATCTACGGCGCCATCACCAGTGGCGACGTGGTCGAGGCCGCCAAGGCCCAGACCGGCAAGGACCTGGACCGTCGCAAGTTCGAGATGCCCAAGGCCATCAAGGAACTCGGCGAGTACGAGGTCAGCTACCGCGCCCACCACGATGTGACCATCCCGGTCAAACTGCTGATCAGCGCGCAGTAA
- the rpsR gene encoding 30S ribosomal protein S18, with amino-acid sequence MAEQRKPRAKGPKRPRKPKVDPFAIGELEITDYKDVKMLRRFISDSGKILPRRRTGLSAKNQRRLAGTIKIARQLALLPYTEKLVRK; translated from the coding sequence ATGGCTGAACAGCGTAAACCCCGTGCGAAGGGCCCCAAGCGCCCCCGCAAGCCGAAGGTAGACCCCTTTGCCATCGGTGAACTCGAAATCACCGACTACAAGGATGTCAAGATGCTCCGCCGCTTCATCAGTGACAGCGGCAAGATCTTGCCCCGCCGCCGTACTGGCCTGAGCGCCAAGAACCAGCGCCGCCTCGCGGGTACGATCAAGATCGCCCGTCAGCTCGCGCTGCTCCCCTACACCGAGAAGCTGGTGCGCAAGTGA